A genomic segment from Actinoplanes sichuanensis encodes:
- a CDS encoding arabinan endo-1,5-alpha-L-arabinosidase — MSVTSRPRRIALVAALVVAASAAGIVVLRARDGGAPAAGSTPMTAPSAYPEPAFLLGDAGVHDPTMVRRPDGGYLLAHTGDNLRLRTSTDLSTFTDAGAVFPDGAAWTTPYTKGSTALWAPDISFHDGRYHLYYSASTFGSNTSAIFLATSTTGESGSWTNDGLVIESGAGSDFNAIDPNLFVDDTGHWWLTFGSFWTGIKQIALDPATGRASNPAPTALATRGDTAIEAPYLVKHGDHYYLWVSFDACCKGAASTYRTMVGRSTSPNGPFTDRAGTPMTAGGGTEILAGHGAVHGPGHPAVLDDLLLYHYYADSGSSHLGLNRIGYDSDGWPFAY; from the coding sequence ATGTCCGTGACTTCGCGGCCCCGCCGCATCGCCCTGGTCGCCGCCCTGGTGGTCGCCGCCTCGGCAGCGGGCATCGTGGTGCTGCGGGCGCGCGACGGGGGTGCGCCCGCAGCCGGTTCCACGCCGATGACGGCGCCGAGCGCATACCCGGAACCGGCTTTCCTGCTCGGCGACGCCGGGGTGCACGACCCGACGATGGTCCGCCGACCGGACGGCGGCTACCTGCTCGCGCACACCGGCGACAACCTGCGGCTACGGACGTCGACCGACCTGAGCACCTTCACCGACGCGGGCGCGGTCTTCCCCGACGGCGCGGCGTGGACCACCCCCTACACCAAGGGCAGCACGGCGCTGTGGGCGCCGGACATCTCATTCCACGACGGCCGCTACCACCTGTACTACTCGGCCTCCACGTTCGGCTCCAACACGTCGGCGATCTTCCTGGCCACCAGCACCACCGGCGAGTCCGGAAGCTGGACGAACGACGGCCTGGTGATCGAGAGCGGCGCCGGCTCGGACTTCAACGCGATCGACCCGAACCTGTTCGTCGACGACACCGGCCACTGGTGGCTGACGTTCGGATCGTTCTGGACCGGCATCAAGCAGATCGCCCTGGACCCGGCGACCGGCCGCGCCTCGAACCCGGCCCCGACCGCCCTGGCCACCCGCGGCGACACCGCGATCGAGGCGCCCTACCTGGTCAAGCACGGCGACCACTACTACCTGTGGGTGTCGTTCGACGCGTGCTGCAAGGGCGCGGCCAGCACCTACCGCACCATGGTGGGCCGCTCGACCAGCCCGAACGGCCCGTTCACCGACCGTGCCGGCACACCGATGACCGCGGGCGGCGGCACCGAGATCCTCGCCGGCCACGGCGCCGTCCACGGCCCGGGCCACCCGGCGGTCCTCGACGACCTGCTGCTCTACCACTACTACGCGGACAGCGGCTCGTCCCACCTGGGCCTCAACCGGATCGGCTACGACTCCGACGGCTGGCCCTTCGCGTACTGA
- a CDS encoding TetR/AcrR family transcriptional regulator — translation MTQDGRLVRGERTRSAVLEQALLLATVSGLDGLSLSQVADALGVSKSGLFAHWRSKEALQLAVVDQARAQWTERVIRPAMTAPPGVRRLWAVHDSRLAFYEAGVLPGGCFFANAHFEFNARPGVIRDRLAAELTDWMTFLTGLAAEAVTLGELPAGADPGQLAYQTEALGVCAVMQSPVLGTETTCRQARRSLLEHLRAIATDPTILPEPS, via the coding sequence ATGACACAGGACGGTCGGCTGGTCCGGGGCGAACGCACCCGCAGCGCGGTGCTCGAGCAGGCACTGCTGCTCGCCACCGTCTCCGGGCTGGACGGGCTCTCGCTCAGCCAGGTCGCCGACGCGCTCGGGGTCAGCAAATCCGGCCTCTTCGCGCACTGGCGGTCCAAGGAGGCGCTGCAGCTCGCCGTCGTCGACCAGGCCCGCGCCCAGTGGACCGAGCGGGTCATCCGCCCGGCCATGACCGCCCCGCCCGGGGTGCGCCGGCTGTGGGCCGTGCACGACAGCCGGCTCGCCTTCTACGAGGCCGGGGTGCTGCCCGGCGGCTGCTTCTTCGCCAACGCCCACTTCGAGTTCAACGCCCGGCCCGGCGTCATCCGCGATCGGCTCGCCGCCGAGCTCACCGACTGGATGACCTTCCTCACCGGGCTCGCCGCCGAGGCCGTCACGCTCGGCGAGCTGCCGGCCGGGGCCGATCCGGGGCAGCTCGCCTACCAGACCGAGGCGCTCGGCGTCTGCGCCGTCATGCAGTCACCCGTCCTCGGCACCGAGACCACCTGCCGCCAGGCCCGCCGCTCCCTGCTGGAGCACCTGCGTGCCATCGCCACCGACCCCACGATCCTCCCGGAGCCGTCATGA
- a CDS encoding acyl-CoA thioesterase, whose protein sequence is MTTPTVSHGAVEHTPVHFDDLDAMGILHNSRYAVLVERAVSQWWADRGVSFSGGRPTSPDAFNAVREYAITFHRPVSSVGDIAVHFWLAKLGTTSADYRFRVTSPDGTEVYAEGRRVNIRLDPATMRPAPWTDHARDLAGLLLTD, encoded by the coding sequence ATGACCACACCCACCGTCTCGCACGGCGCCGTCGAGCACACGCCGGTGCACTTCGACGACCTGGACGCCATGGGCATCCTGCACAACTCCCGCTACGCGGTCCTGGTCGAGCGGGCCGTCTCCCAGTGGTGGGCCGACCGGGGTGTCTCGTTCAGCGGCGGCCGCCCGACCTCACCCGACGCGTTCAACGCGGTCCGGGAGTATGCGATCACCTTCCATCGGCCGGTCTCCTCGGTCGGTGACATCGCCGTGCACTTCTGGCTGGCCAAACTCGGCACCACCAGCGCCGACTACCGGTTCCGGGTGACCTCGCCGGACGGCACCGAGGTGTATGCCGAGGGCCGTCGCGTCAACATCCGCCTCGACCCGGCCACCATGCGCCCGGCCCCGTGGACCGACCACGCCCGTGACCTGGCCGGCCTGCTGCTCACGGACTGA
- a CDS encoding sensor histidine kinase: protein MNERTLRWWTALGGLGGSLLILPAASSALGATFSPMVGVQGPDGYYDSRGLILPLIPTVATVLGLCLLRWWPYLLVVGGLISTALVWPQMLPDSSTMPYQYLPTAAFPLLVVGVLGGAQSLLNSRAVALGSAVAGLGTGAVLAGRALARIAAQSASDPTLRSAALLVAGLAATGPALWMLRHGDRPAEGPPGGGFWSWPRLRLVVAAGLAAFVVLPLALFPTEYLARLLGISWYSLAYGTEKAAIIGLATLLLVAVCATLTGLWGLTGALTAATVSVAAAYPLVVAYTSLDPTGPARLLGVVAGVAVGIAAVVTRWRIAAAGTLAVGAALVMFIADEGTGGAPQRLAVGQNTLPTLVMLVLAVAAVTAAFGAIAQVLAPRGAVPAVLGPIAAVLALAGVPALRVIQLRRGGPPSNIPNSGDSLSTSAVLMLVAAAAIVGLGVAHYLTERWAERKRAEQIRQEAATAERDRLARPIHDGVLQVLALVQREGGAELAALAGEQEVALRNLLSGAATADGPRGDTDLRATLTALATPRIEVSAPAGPVRLPADRAAELLAAVQAALDNVVRHAGPVARTWILLEDETDGVRVTVRDDGVGFEPQRLTEAAVAGRLGVAQSMRGRIADLGGTTEIFSRPGQGTEVEFHLPR, encoded by the coding sequence ATGAATGAGCGGACGCTGCGATGGTGGACGGCCCTCGGCGGGCTCGGCGGCAGCCTCCTGATCCTGCCGGCCGCCTCCTCGGCCCTCGGCGCCACGTTCTCGCCGATGGTCGGAGTGCAGGGCCCGGACGGGTACTACGACTCCCGCGGCCTGATCCTCCCGCTCATCCCGACCGTGGCGACCGTGCTGGGCCTGTGCCTGCTGCGCTGGTGGCCGTACCTGCTGGTGGTGGGCGGCCTGATCAGCACGGCGCTGGTCTGGCCGCAGATGCTGCCCGATTCGTCGACGATGCCCTACCAGTACCTGCCCACCGCCGCCTTCCCGCTGCTGGTCGTCGGAGTCCTCGGCGGCGCGCAGAGCCTGCTGAACAGCCGGGCGGTGGCGTTGGGTTCGGCGGTGGCCGGCCTCGGCACGGGGGCGGTGCTGGCCGGGCGCGCACTGGCCCGCATCGCCGCCCAATCCGCCTCGGACCCGACGCTGCGGTCGGCCGCGCTGTTGGTCGCCGGGCTGGCCGCCACCGGTCCGGCGCTCTGGATGCTGCGACACGGTGACCGGCCCGCCGAGGGACCGCCCGGGGGCGGCTTCTGGTCGTGGCCGCGCCTGCGTCTGGTCGTCGCGGCCGGGCTCGCCGCCTTCGTCGTCCTGCCGCTGGCGCTGTTCCCCACCGAGTACCTGGCCCGGCTGCTGGGCATCAGCTGGTACAGCCTGGCCTACGGCACCGAGAAGGCCGCCATCATCGGTCTGGCGACGCTCCTGCTGGTCGCCGTCTGCGCCACGCTGACCGGTCTGTGGGGGCTGACCGGTGCCCTCACCGCCGCGACCGTGTCGGTGGCCGCGGCGTACCCGCTGGTGGTCGCCTACACCTCGCTGGACCCGACGGGACCGGCGCGCCTGCTCGGCGTCGTCGCCGGTGTCGCGGTCGGCATCGCGGCCGTGGTCACCAGGTGGCGGATCGCCGCCGCGGGCACCCTCGCGGTCGGCGCCGCCCTGGTCATGTTCATCGCCGACGAGGGCACCGGCGGAGCGCCGCAGCGGCTGGCCGTCGGCCAGAACACCCTGCCCACCCTGGTGATGCTCGTGCTGGCCGTCGCCGCGGTGACGGCGGCCTTCGGCGCGATCGCCCAGGTGCTGGCGCCGCGGGGCGCGGTCCCGGCCGTGCTCGGGCCGATCGCCGCGGTGCTCGCGCTGGCCGGCGTGCCGGCGCTTCGGGTGATCCAGCTGCGCCGCGGCGGGCCACCGTCGAACATCCCGAACTCGGGTGACTCGCTGTCCACCTCGGCCGTGCTGATGCTGGTGGCGGCGGCCGCGATCGTCGGCCTCGGTGTCGCCCACTACCTGACCGAGCGCTGGGCCGAACGTAAGCGTGCCGAACAGATCCGGCAGGAGGCCGCCACCGCCGAACGCGACCGGTTGGCCCGGCCCATCCACGACGGGGTGCTGCAGGTGCTGGCGCTGGTGCAGCGCGAGGGCGGCGCCGAACTCGCGGCGCTGGCCGGCGAGCAGGAGGTGGCCCTCCGCAATCTGCTCAGCGGCGCCGCCACCGCGGACGGCCCGCGCGGCGACACCGATCTGCGGGCCACGCTGACCGCGCTGGCCACACCGAGGATCGAGGTGTCCGCGCCGGCCGGCCCGGTGCGCCTGCCGGCCGACCGCGCGGCCGAGCTGCTGGCGGCGGTCCAGGCGGCCTTGGACAACGTCGTCCGGCATGCCGGTCCGGTCGCCCGGACCTGGATCCTTCTGGAGGACGAGACCGATGGGGTACGGGTGACCGTGCGCGACGACGGCGTCGGTTTCGAGCCGCAGCGCCTGACCGAGGCGGCCGTCGCCGGACGGCTCGGGGTGGCGCAGTCGATGCGCGGACGGATCGCCGACCTGGGCGGCACGACCGAGATCTTCAGCCGCCCCGGGCAGGGCACCGAGGTCGAGTTCCACCTGCCCCGCTGA
- a CDS encoding geranyl diphosphate 2-C-methyltransferase: MTSTILRTDFEKSVAAYWNTNQDDPVNLRLGEVDDLYHHHYGVGPYDPMVLDGPAGTREQRIIAELHRLESAQADLLLDHLGPIAPEHLILDGGSGRGGTSIMAHQRFGCEVDGVSISEYQVGFANEQAARRGIADKVRFHFRNMLETQLPGDTRQAIWTNETTMYVDLFDLYDEFARLLRFGGRYVCITGCANDVTGLRSKAVSRINEHYTCDIHPRSQYFKALAANGLVPINVVDLTAATIPYWELRARSEVATGIEEPFLTAYREGSFHYLLIAADRI, encoded by the coding sequence ATGACCAGCACGATCCTCCGCACCGACTTCGAGAAGTCGGTCGCCGCGTACTGGAACACCAACCAGGACGACCCGGTGAACCTGCGTCTCGGCGAGGTCGACGACCTCTACCACCACCACTACGGGGTCGGGCCCTACGATCCGATGGTCCTGGACGGCCCGGCCGGCACCCGCGAGCAGCGGATCATCGCCGAGTTGCACCGGCTGGAGAGCGCCCAGGCCGACCTGCTGCTCGACCACCTCGGCCCGATCGCCCCGGAGCATCTGATCCTGGACGGCGGCTCCGGGCGGGGCGGCACCAGCATCATGGCGCACCAGCGGTTCGGCTGCGAGGTCGACGGGGTGTCCATCTCCGAGTATCAGGTCGGCTTCGCCAACGAGCAGGCCGCGCGGCGCGGCATCGCCGACAAGGTCCGCTTCCACTTCCGCAACATGCTGGAGACCCAGCTGCCGGGCGACACCCGGCAGGCGATCTGGACGAACGAGACCACGATGTACGTGGACCTGTTCGACCTCTACGACGAGTTCGCCCGCCTGCTCCGGTTCGGCGGACGCTACGTGTGCATCACCGGCTGTGCCAACGACGTGACCGGCCTGCGGTCGAAGGCGGTCAGCCGGATCAACGAGCACTACACCTGCGACATCCACCCGCGCAGCCAGTACTTCAAGGCGCTGGCCGCGAACGGGCTGGTCCCGATCAACGTGGTCGACCTGACCGCGGCCACCATCCCGTACTGGGAACTACGCGCCCGGTCCGAGGTGGCCACCGGAATCGAGGAGCCGTTCCTGACCGCGTACCGGGAGGGCAGCTTCCACTACCTGCTCATCGCGGCCGACCGCATCTGA
- a CDS encoding family 2 encapsulin nanocompartment cargo protein terpene cyclase, with protein sequence MSVLTDLRGAPPADLRRLLPGFGMSAARAFLGPLIDPPADGGLFCPDAIRDDPALGEAVDDGLIAWARDVGIYPGRLDKLRSYGFGRFMMLAHPAVNDPDRLLMATKCLVAEWAADDYYVDEVELGAVPEVVGSRLARLISVVDPAQMVPRYAVDMAGYHRLQPISEAFRTAVEHLAVYATPAQLGRFQHQMAILFLAWTQEADWHVNRRTPPVWEYLVQRHLNSYLPPMILVDVLAGYELSAHEFYQPEVRRAYTLAGNAAVLVNDLHSGPAESDTDYNLPRVLQVNEGLEPKEAMARTVEIHNELMHTFVGSATRLSAAGSPNLRRFLADVWAWTGGSRRWHATTRRYNQGS encoded by the coding sequence ATGTCCGTCCTCACGGATCTACGAGGAGCACCTCCGGCCGATCTGCGCCGGCTGCTGCCGGGCTTCGGCATGTCCGCGGCCCGAGCCTTCCTGGGACCGCTGATCGATCCGCCGGCCGACGGCGGGCTGTTCTGCCCCGACGCGATCCGCGACGACCCGGCCCTCGGCGAGGCGGTCGACGACGGACTGATCGCCTGGGCACGGGACGTCGGCATCTATCCGGGCCGGCTGGACAAGCTGCGGTCCTACGGCTTCGGCCGGTTCATGATGCTCGCCCACCCCGCCGTCAACGACCCCGACCGCCTGCTGATGGCCACGAAATGCCTGGTCGCCGAATGGGCGGCGGACGACTACTACGTCGACGAGGTGGAGTTGGGCGCCGTGCCGGAGGTGGTCGGTTCCCGGCTGGCCCGGCTGATCTCGGTGGTCGACCCGGCCCAGATGGTCCCGCGGTACGCCGTCGACATGGCCGGATACCACCGGCTCCAGCCGATCTCGGAGGCGTTCCGCACGGCCGTCGAGCACCTGGCCGTCTACGCCACCCCGGCGCAGTTGGGCCGGTTCCAGCATCAGATGGCGATCCTCTTCCTGGCCTGGACGCAGGAGGCGGACTGGCACGTCAACCGGCGTACCCCGCCGGTCTGGGAGTACCTGGTCCAGCGGCATCTCAACAGCTACCTGCCGCCGATGATCCTGGTCGACGTGCTGGCCGGCTACGAGCTGTCCGCGCACGAGTTCTACCAGCCGGAGGTACGCCGTGCGTACACCCTGGCCGGCAACGCGGCGGTGCTCGTCAACGACCTGCACTCCGGCCCGGCCGAGTCGGACACCGATTACAACCTGCCGCGCGTACTGCAGGTCAACGAGGGACTCGAGCCGAAGGAGGCGATGGCCCGGACCGTCGAGATCCACAACGAGCTGATGCACACCTTCGTCGGGTCGGCCACCCGGCTCAGCGCGGCCGGATCGCCGAACCTGCGGCGGTTCCTCGCGGACGTCTGGGCCTGGACCGGCGGCAGCCGCCGGTGGCACGCCACCACCCGCCGATACAACCAAGGGAGCTGA
- a CDS encoding family 2B encapsulin nanocompartment shell protein has product MKRGVTTVTSSVKPAKTREEQDQEYQQSLSTVAARNLTHTTKSVPQMQEITSRWLLRKLPWVEVKGGAYRVNRRMTYRLGDGRLTFINTGASVQVVPSELREIEVLAGIDDEELLRGIADRFVQQEYQPGQVIVEFGSVADNLYLIAHGKVDKVGVGAYGDPLSLGVLADGEKFGEQVLVADDPIWAYTAKAMTAVTILALPRTEFAELTARSETLRDHVEGFRDKSRRPQNKHGEAAIAVAAGHSGEPTLSGTYVDYETNPREYELSVAQTILKIHTRVADLYNDPMDQLEQQLRLTVEALRERQEYELVNNREFGLLHNADLRQRIHTRSGPPTPDDLDELLSMRRNTKFFLAHPQAIAAFGRECTKRGIYPPTVDMDGHTVPSWRGVPILPSGKIPISHTHTTSIMAMRIGESNQGVIGLHQTGIPDEYQPGLNVRFMGINEQAVMSYLVSAYYSAAVLVPDALGILDHVELSH; this is encoded by the coding sequence ATGAAACGGGGCGTTACCACCGTGACCAGTTCAGTGAAGCCGGCCAAGACGCGTGAGGAACAGGACCAGGAGTACCAGCAGAGTCTCAGCACGGTCGCCGCACGGAACCTGACCCACACCACCAAGTCGGTTCCGCAGATGCAGGAGATCACCTCCCGGTGGCTGCTGCGCAAACTGCCCTGGGTCGAGGTCAAGGGTGGCGCCTACCGGGTGAACCGGCGGATGACCTACCGGCTCGGCGACGGCCGGCTCACCTTCATCAACACCGGGGCGTCGGTGCAGGTGGTGCCATCCGAACTCCGGGAGATCGAGGTGCTCGCCGGGATCGACGACGAGGAACTGCTCCGCGGAATAGCCGACCGGTTCGTCCAACAGGAGTACCAACCCGGTCAGGTGATCGTCGAGTTCGGTTCGGTCGCCGACAACCTGTATCTGATCGCGCACGGCAAGGTGGACAAGGTCGGCGTCGGGGCGTACGGCGACCCGCTCAGCCTCGGTGTGCTCGCCGACGGGGAGAAGTTCGGTGAACAGGTCCTGGTGGCCGACGACCCGATCTGGGCGTACACCGCGAAGGCGATGACCGCGGTGACCATCCTGGCCCTGCCGCGCACCGAGTTCGCCGAGCTGACCGCGCGCAGCGAGACCCTGCGCGACCACGTCGAGGGATTCCGGGACAAGAGCCGCCGCCCGCAGAACAAGCACGGCGAGGCGGCGATCGCGGTCGCGGCCGGCCACTCCGGCGAACCCACCCTGTCCGGCACCTACGTCGACTACGAGACCAACCCCCGCGAGTACGAGCTGAGCGTCGCGCAGACCATCCTGAAGATCCACACCCGGGTCGCCGACCTCTACAACGACCCGATGGACCAGCTGGAGCAGCAGCTGCGGCTGACCGTGGAGGCGCTCCGCGAGCGCCAGGAGTACGAACTGGTCAACAACCGTGAGTTCGGCCTGCTGCACAACGCCGACCTGCGGCAGCGCATCCACACCCGCAGCGGCCCGCCCACCCCCGACGACCTGGACGAGTTGCTGAGCATGCGACGCAACACGAAGTTCTTCCTGGCCCATCCGCAGGCGATCGCGGCGTTCGGCCGGGAGTGCACGAAGCGCGGCATCTACCCGCCGACCGTGGACATGGACGGGCACACCGTGCCGTCCTGGCGGGGCGTGCCGATCCTGCCGTCCGGCAAGATCCCGATCAGCCACACCCACACCACGTCGATCATGGCGATGCGGATCGGTGAGTCCAATCAGGGTGTGATCGGCCTGCACCAGACCGGGATCCCGGACGAATACCAGCCCGGGCTCAACGTGCGGTTCATGGGCATCAACGAGCAGGCCGTCATGTCGTACCTGGTCAGCGCCTATTATTCGGCGGCTGTGCTGGTGCCGGACGCGCTCGGCATCCTCGACCACGTCGAACTCTCGCACTGA
- the ispH gene encoding 4-hydroxy-3-methylbut-2-enyl diphosphate reductase, translating into MEVLLAAPRSFCAGVERAVDMVENALRLLGPPVWVRRQIVHNAHVVTRLEALGAIFVDELDQIPDGATVVFSAHGVAPVVRAEAARRGLHVIDATCPLVAKVHTEARRFAARGDTVLLIGHDGHDEVEGTLGQIPGIRLVGDTADAAAIEVDDPRRVAYLTQTTLAADETAAIVGTLRDRFPELTGPETDDICYATTNRQRAVAAIAEASDVVLVVGSANSSNSQRLVEVARRNGTPAHLVEDAGQIRSEWVAGVRTVGLTAGASAPPHLVDEVIAALAPEIVTEHRVTDENVTFVLPQALRDPGAPGYRPGTHPGATPGSRERQSLR; encoded by the coding sequence ATGGAAGTGCTGCTCGCCGCCCCACGGTCCTTCTGCGCCGGAGTCGAACGCGCCGTCGACATGGTGGAGAACGCACTGCGCCTGCTCGGGCCACCCGTCTGGGTACGCCGCCAGATCGTCCACAACGCCCACGTCGTGACCCGCCTGGAAGCCCTCGGCGCGATCTTCGTCGATGAGCTCGACCAGATCCCGGACGGTGCCACCGTCGTCTTCTCCGCGCACGGGGTCGCGCCCGTCGTCCGCGCCGAAGCCGCCCGCCGCGGCCTGCACGTCATCGACGCCACCTGCCCGCTCGTCGCCAAGGTGCACACCGAGGCCCGGCGCTTCGCCGCCCGCGGCGACACCGTCCTGCTGATCGGCCACGACGGGCACGACGAGGTAGAGGGCACCCTCGGCCAGATCCCCGGGATCCGGCTGGTCGGTGACACCGCCGACGCCGCCGCGATCGAGGTCGACGATCCACGCCGGGTCGCCTACCTCACCCAGACCACGCTGGCCGCCGACGAGACCGCCGCCATCGTCGGCACGCTGCGGGACCGGTTCCCCGAACTGACCGGACCGGAGACCGACGACATCTGCTACGCCACCACCAACCGGCAGCGGGCGGTCGCCGCCATCGCCGAGGCCAGTGACGTGGTGCTCGTCGTCGGATCGGCCAACTCCTCCAACTCGCAGCGGCTCGTCGAGGTCGCCCGTCGCAACGGCACCCCGGCACACCTCGTCGAGGACGCCGGCCAGATCCGCTCCGAGTGGGTGGCCGGGGTCCGTACCGTCGGATTGACCGCGGGCGCCTCGGCGCCGCCGCACCTGGTCGACGAGGTGATCGCCGCCCTAGCTCCGGAAATCGTCACCGAGCACCGCGTCACCGACGAGAACGTCACCTTCGTCCTGCCGCAGGCACTGCGCGACCCGGGGGCACCCGGGTACCGGCCAGGGACTCACCCTGGGGCGACCCCGGGGTCCCGGGAGCGACAGTCGTTGCGGTAA
- a CDS encoding VOC family protein produces MVDFKIEVVVLPVADVDRSRDFYRDIGFREDVDFTGPDGFRVVHLTPPGSAASIIIGTGVTDAEPGSSRGVHLIVDDIVAAHDHLAAHGVPVSEVFHDAGGVFHHAGTTARVDGPHPDRQSYGSFLSFTDPDGNEFVLQEITERRPGRISHVVYDSVAAVEAALRDAAVAHGEYEATALGGKHDEQWPAWYAAHMARAAGLDRAA; encoded by the coding sequence ATGGTTGACTTCAAGATCGAGGTCGTGGTGCTACCGGTCGCCGACGTGGACCGGTCCCGTGACTTCTACCGCGACATCGGCTTCCGCGAGGACGTCGACTTCACCGGCCCGGACGGATTCCGGGTCGTGCACCTCACCCCACCCGGATCGGCCGCGTCGATCATCATCGGCACCGGGGTCACCGACGCCGAACCCGGCTCGTCCCGGGGTGTCCACCTGATCGTCGACGACATCGTCGCCGCCCACGACCACCTGGCCGCCCACGGGGTGCCGGTCAGCGAGGTGTTCCACGACGCCGGCGGGGTCTTCCACCACGCCGGGACCACCGCCCGCGTCGACGGGCCGCACCCGGACCGGCAGTCGTACGGCTCGTTCCTGTCCTTCACCGACCCGGACGGCAACGAGTTCGTCCTCCAGGAGATCACCGAACGCCGGCCGGGCCGGATCAGCCACGTCGTCTACGACTCGGTCGCCGCCGTCGAGGCCGCCCTGCGCGACGCGGCCGTCGCCCACGGGGAGTACGAGGCCACCGCGCTCGGTGGGAAACACGACGAGCAATGGCCCGCCTGGTACGCCGCACACATGGCACGGGCGGCCGGGCTCGATCGGGCGGCCTGA
- a CDS encoding TetR/AcrR family transcriptional regulator encodes MAQSRYHSPRRADAAAATRAEILACARDLFMTNGYAGTTVPQIARAARVAVPTVYASTGGKADILAALLTTITEDPASGDVAAAISAVDDPARVIAIVGEGTWHNHRRHWDTIVGLFPQARSEPSAAAVHANILRLYQAAIGVVADRLVELGGLRPGLSRDDVLDILWFYFGDAAWSALSLDRGWPLDRTRDWLIAAATAALLPPPG; translated from the coding sequence GTGGCACAGAGCAGATATCACTCGCCGAGGCGGGCCGACGCTGCCGCCGCCACCCGGGCGGAGATCCTGGCCTGCGCCAGAGATCTGTTCATGACCAACGGGTACGCCGGGACGACAGTCCCGCAGATCGCCCGTGCCGCCCGGGTCGCGGTGCCCACCGTCTACGCCAGCACCGGCGGTAAGGCCGACATCCTCGCCGCACTGCTCACCACGATCACCGAAGACCCGGCGTCCGGGGACGTCGCCGCCGCCATCAGCGCCGTCGACGACCCGGCCCGGGTGATCGCCATCGTCGGCGAAGGCACATGGCACAACCATCGCCGGCACTGGGACACCATCGTCGGCCTGTTCCCACAGGCCCGCTCCGAGCCGTCGGCGGCCGCCGTCCACGCGAACATCCTGCGGCTCTACCAGGCCGCCATCGGTGTCGTCGCCGACCGCCTGGTCGAGTTGGGCGGCCTGCGCCCCGGACTGTCCCGCGACGACGTCCTGGACATCCTGTGGTTCTACTTCGGCGACGCCGCCTGGTCGGCGCTCTCCCTGGATCGCGGCTGGCCCCTGGACCGGACCCGCGACTGGTTGATCGCCGCCGCCACCGCCGCCCTCCTGCCCCCACCCGGCTGA
- a CDS encoding hemerythrin domain-containing protein codes for MSEPQSVVETRVIHDLHRAATTLLADAARRPAADPAAVDELRTFVIAHLRHHHESEDDRLWPLIERVAPGASAPLAGLTGEHHELDGALDALAAAPLGDPSLADAAATVRDTVHRHLDHEEPVLFPALREHVTATDWEEFSAYVMSTAPMAAAHLNVGFFERVATADEVTMMLSGLPEPVRALVPVMREQAAATFAALGA; via the coding sequence ATGTCTGAACCACAGTCGGTCGTGGAGACCCGTGTCATCCACGACCTGCACCGCGCGGCCACCACACTGCTGGCCGACGCCGCCCGCCGCCCGGCGGCCGATCCGGCCGCCGTGGACGAGCTGCGGACCTTCGTCATCGCGCACCTGCGCCACCACCACGAGTCCGAGGACGACAGGTTGTGGCCGCTGATCGAGCGGGTCGCCCCCGGAGCGTCCGCACCGCTCGCCGGGCTCACCGGTGAGCACCACGAGCTGGACGGGGCGCTGGACGCGCTGGCGGCGGCACCGCTCGGCGACCCGTCGCTGGCCGATGCCGCGGCGACCGTCCGCGACACCGTGCACCGTCACCTCGACCACGAGGAGCCGGTGCTGTTCCCGGCGCTGCGCGAGCACGTCACCGCCACCGATTGGGAGGAGTTCTCGGCGTACGTGATGTCGACCGCCCCGATGGCCGCCGCCCACCTCAACGTCGGCTTCTTCGAGCGCGTGGCCACCGCCGACGAGGTGACGATGATGCTGTCCGGCCTGCCCGAGCCGGTCCGGGCGCTGGTCCCGGTGATGCGGGAGCAGGCCGCCGCCACGTTCGCGGCGCTGGGCGCATGA